The following proteins are encoded in a genomic region of Rhodospirillaceae bacterium:
- a CDS encoding DEAD/DEAH box helicase: MTDFTGFNLAQPILRAIADEGYTTPSPIQQKSIPALLEGHDLLGVAQTGTGKTASFALPLLNRLASNGAKPQSRKPRALIIAPTRELAGQINDSIRAYGRHMHLRSTVVYGGASIRPQIKTLAQGVHILVATPGRLLDLMNQRHLYLDEVEVFILDEADRMLDMGFIPDVKKITAALPNKRQTVMFSATMPKTIQGLADGLLRDPVQVEVAPAATTVEKIEQKVMFVQKDKKRALLGELLDDRDIARVLIFTRTKHGADRVSRHLHQKGIQSDAIHGNKTQNARQRALNSFRSGKIRALVATDIAARGIDVDGVTHVINFDLPNEPESYVHRIGRTARAGASGIAISFCDIEERGYLRDIEKIIRQSVPIFEDHSFHAPEIANHNGPSKGRPQRNNRPRQRNRNRQRFNRSNKKAA; encoded by the coding sequence ATGACTGATTTTACGGGCTTCAACCTGGCCCAACCCATCCTTCGCGCTATTGCCGACGAAGGCTACACGACACCGAGTCCCATTCAGCAAAAGTCGATCCCGGCATTGCTTGAAGGACATGACCTTCTGGGCGTTGCCCAGACAGGCACTGGTAAAACCGCATCCTTTGCGTTGCCTCTTTTAAACCGCCTGGCTTCAAACGGAGCCAAGCCACAAAGCCGCAAACCGCGTGCCTTGATTATTGCCCCGACCCGCGAACTGGCCGGTCAGATCAATGACAGCATCAGGGCTTATGGCCGTCATATGCACTTACGCTCGACGGTGGTTTACGGCGGTGCTTCCATCCGTCCGCAAATCAAAACCCTGGCCCAGGGTGTACATATTCTGGTCGCAACGCCGGGTCGGTTGCTCGATCTTATGAACCAGCGTCACCTGTATCTTGATGAGGTGGAAGTCTTCATCCTTGATGAAGCCGATCGTATGCTCGATATGGGCTTCATTCCTGATGTTAAAAAAATCACCGCCGCCCTGCCAAATAAACGTCAGACGGTAATGTTCTCGGCAACCATGCCAAAAACCATTCAGGGGCTTGCGGATGGCCTGCTTCGTGATCCGGTTCAGGTGGAAGTGGCCCCGGCGGCCACCACTGTCGAGAAGATCGAGCAGAAGGTGATGTTTGTTCAAAAAGATAAGAAGCGCGCTTTGCTTGGCGAATTGCTGGATGACAGGGATATCGCCAGGGTGCTGATTTTTACCCGCACAAAACACGGAGCAGACCGGGTTTCAAGGCACTTGCATCAAAAAGGCATCCAGTCCGACGCCATTCATGGCAACAAGACCCAGAACGCCCGTCAGCGAGCCCTAAACAGTTTTCGTTCCGGTAAAATCCGGGCCCTTGTGGCAACCGATATCGCGGCCCGCGGCATTGATGTTGACGGCGTCACTCACGTTATCAACTTCGACCTGCCCAACGAGCCTGAAAGCTATGTCCACCGCATTGGCCGCACAGCCCGTGCAGGGGCGTCGGGTATTGCGATCTCGTTTTGTGACATCGAGGAGCGCGGCTATCTTCGGGACATTGAGAAAATCATCCGCCAAAGTGTGCCAATTTTCGAGGATCATTCCTTTCATGCGCCGGAAATTGCCAACCATAATGGCCCGTCCAAAGGCAGGCCACAGCGCAACAACCGTCCCCGTCAGCGTAATCGCAACCGACAGCGCTTCAACCGGTCAAATAAAAAAGCCGCTTAA
- a CDS encoding propionyl-CoA synthetase: protein MTDKYSEAHTRSLNDPEGFWGEVAEGISWSKKWDRVLDSSNPPFYRWFTGGELNTCYNALDRHVESGRGDQAALIYDSPVTGGGTVKTYSYSQLRDEVATFAGILAAAGVSKGDRVIIYMPMVPEAAIAMLACARLGAVHSVVFGGFAANELAIRIDDAKPRAIVSATCGIEINRVIEYLPLLNEAIDLANHKPDACIILKRPEADGSLKEGRDIDWAEAMKTATPHDCVPVAATDPLYILYTSGTTGEPKGVVRDNGGHAVALNWTMKAVYGMDPGDVFWSASDVGWVVGHSYIVYAPLLNGCTTILYEGKPVGTPDPGAFWRVISQHKVRAMFTAPTAFRAIKRDDPDAELLKKYDLSAFETLFLAGERTDPDTLHWAEDHLGVPVIDHWWQTETGWAIASNCMGLTQFPIKPGSPTKAVPGWDVQVLDDGCHPVAAGDIGAICCKLPLPPGTLPTLWNADERYKQAYLEEYPGFYKTADAGYIDEDGYLYIMARTDDIINVAGHRLSTGGMEEVLAAHPDVAECAVLGVADQLKGQLPVGFLVLKSGVERDNADIVGEVVAMVREKIGPVAAFKLAAVIQRLPKTRSGKILRGTIQKIADNEDYKMPATIDDPTILAEIKVALESIGLASARK, encoded by the coding sequence ATGACAGACAAATACAGCGAAGCCCATACCCGTTCACTCAACGACCCCGAGGGGTTTTGGGGCGAGGTCGCCGAAGGCATTTCCTGGAGCAAAAAGTGGGACAGGGTTCTCGACAGCTCAAATCCGCCGTTTTACCGCTGGTTTACGGGCGGTGAGCTGAACACCTGCTACAACGCCCTGGACCGTCATGTAGAAAGCGGCCGCGGCGATCAGGCGGCGCTGATTTATGACAGCCCGGTGACCGGCGGCGGCACGGTCAAAACCTACAGTTATTCCCAGTTGCGTGACGAAGTCGCGACCTTCGCAGGCATTCTTGCCGCCGCCGGAGTGAGCAAGGGCGACAGGGTTATCATCTATATGCCCATGGTCCCTGAAGCGGCCATCGCCATGCTTGCCTGCGCCCGCCTGGGTGCTGTTCATTCCGTCGTTTTTGGAGGCTTTGCCGCCAACGAGTTGGCGATCCGTATTGACGACGCCAAACCGAGGGCCATCGTCAGCGCCACCTGTGGTATCGAGATCAACCGGGTCATTGAATATTTGCCGCTTCTCAATGAAGCCATCGACCTGGCCAATCACAAGCCGGATGCCTGTATCATCCTGAAACGTCCCGAGGCCGATGGCAGCTTGAAGGAAGGGCGCGATATCGACTGGGCTGAGGCGATGAAAACCGCGACGCCCCACGACTGCGTCCCCGTTGCCGCCACCGACCCGCTGTATATTCTCTATACATCAGGCACAACCGGCGAGCCCAAGGGTGTGGTTCGCGACAATGGCGGCCATGCGGTTGCTCTGAACTGGACCATGAAGGCGGTCTACGGCATGGACCCCGGCGATGTTTTCTGGTCGGCCTCTGACGTGGGCTGGGTTGTTGGTCATTCCTATATCGTCTACGCGCCGCTTCTCAATGGCTGCACGACGATTTTGTATGAGGGTAAGCCCGTCGGGACGCCCGACCCGGGAGCCTTCTGGCGGGTTATCTCGCAACATAAAGTGCGGGCGATGTTTACCGCGCCGACGGCGTTTCGGGCCATCAAGCGTGACGATCCTGATGCCGAATTGCTCAAAAAATATGACCTGTCGGCCTTCGAGACACTGTTCCTGGCTGGCGAGCGCACCGACCCCGATACCTTGCACTGGGCCGAGGATCACCTGGGTGTTCCGGTTATCGATCACTGGTGGCAGACTGAAACCGGTTGGGCCATTGCATCGAACTGCATGGGGCTGACGCAATTCCCGATCAAACCGGGATCGCCAACCAAGGCGGTGCCGGGCTGGGATGTGCAGGTTCTTGATGATGGCTGCCATCCGGTTGCGGCCGGTGATATCGGCGCGATTTGTTGCAAGCTACCGCTGCCGCCGGGCACCCTGCCGACCCTGTGGAATGCCGATGAACGCTACAAGCAGGCGTACTTGGAGGAATACCCGGGCTTCTACAAAACCGCCGACGCCGGTTATATCGACGAAGACGGTTATCTGTACATCATGGCCCGCACCGACGACATCATCAATGTCGCCGGTCACAGGCTATCGACAGGCGGTATGGAAGAAGTGCTGGCGGCCCATCCGGATGTCGCCGAATGCGCCGTGCTTGGTGTTGCCGACCAGCTCAAGGGTCAACTGCCGGTTGGCTTTTTGGTCCTGAAGTCGGGTGTTGAACGCGATAACGCTGACATTGTCGGTGAGGTCGTCGCCATGGTGCGTGAAAAAATCGGCCCGGTCGCCGCCTTCAAGCTGGCCGCTGTTATCCAGCGTTTGCCGAAAACCCGCTCCGGTAAAATTCTCCGTGGCACCATACAGAAAATTGCCGACAACGAGGACTATAAGATGCCTGCGACCATCGACGATCCGACCATTCTGGCCGAGATCAAAGTGGCTTTGGAAAGCATTGGTTTGGCCAGCGCAAGAAAATAA